Proteins co-encoded in one Chaetodon auriga isolate fChaAug3 chromosome 9, fChaAug3.hap1, whole genome shotgun sequence genomic window:
- the anxa5a gene encoding LOW QUALITY PROTEIN: annexin A5a (The sequence of the model RefSeq protein was modified relative to this genomic sequence to represent the inferred CDS: substituted 1 base at 1 genomic stop codon), producing MCXMFICVALLPQAFRGSVRPFVNFNAKHDAEILHKAMKGIGTDEDAILMLVTARSNDQRQQIKAAYKKAYGKDLVSALKSELGGLFESLIVALMTPSASYDAYQLHKALKGAGTDDDVLIEILASRTGEQIKDIIKVYKKEFSSKLEKDICGDTSGHYQKLLVILLQGSREEGVDEEKIEKDAKDLYTAGEGKVGTDEEKIIRILGNRSVEHLREVFDAYKKLSGSDLEDSIEGETTGNLENLLLAVVKCVRSVPDFFAECLYKSMRRAGTDDSTLMRIMVSRSEVDMLDIRASFKKKYGASLYTTIQEDTAGDYQKALLYLCGGND from the exons atgtgctgaatgtttatttgtgttgctCTCCTCCCGCAGGCGTTCAGAGGCAGCGTTCGACCTTTCGTCAACTTCAACGCCAAACATGATGCTGAAATCCTCCATAAAGCCATGAAAGGAATCG GTACGGATGAAGATGCCATCCTCATGCTTGTGACCGCCCGCAGCAACGATCAGCGCCAGCAAATTAAGGCAGCGTATAAAAAGGCTTACGGAAAG GACTTGGTCAGCGCCCTGAAATCCGAGCTTGGTGGGCTGTTTGAGAGCCTGATTGTGGCCCTGATGACCCCGTCTGCCTCATATGATGCTTACCAACTGCACAAGGCTCTTAAG GGCGCCGGCACTGATGACGACGTGCTGATTGAGATCCTGGCCTCCAGGACCGGCGAGCAGATAAAAGATATCATCAAAGTCTACAAGAAAG aGTTCAGCAGCAAGCTGGAGAAAGATATCTGCGGTGACACCTCAGGGCACTATCAGAAACTGCTGGTGATCCTCCTACAG gggagcagagaggagggagtagACGAGGAAAAGATCGAGAAAGATGCGAAG GACTTGTACACTGCTGGTGAGGGCAAGGTTGGCACAGACGAGGAGAAGATCATCAGAATTCTTGGCAACAGGAGCGTAGAGCACCTCAGAGAAg tgtttgatgCCTACAAGAAGCTCTCTGGCTCTGACTTGGAGGACAGCATCGAAGGCGAGACCACTGGGAATCTGGAGAACTTGCTGCTAGCTGTTG tgaaatgtgtcaGGAGTGTCCCAGATTTTTTTGCTGAATGCCTGTATAAATCCATGAGG CGCGCAGGAACTGATGACAGCACCCTGATGAGGATAATGGTGTCAAGGAGCGAGGTGGACATGTTGGACATCAGAGCCAGCTTCAAAAAGAAGTACGGAGCGTCTCTTTACACCACTATCCAG GAGGACACAGCTGGAGACTACCAGAAGGCTTTACTCTACCTCTGTGGTGGGAATGATTAA